One window of Saccharopolyspora phatthalungensis genomic DNA carries:
- a CDS encoding flavin reductase family protein, which produces MVDVPIQPSAPTVRSLPPHPAAVAVDDYRSLMSAFPTGVAVITTVDDEGKPHGLTCTSLSSVTLAPPTLLVCLHQHSGTLGALGARGGFAVNLLHARARHVAEIFSSGVDDRFGKVAWCAAPRTGAPKLVTDAFAIAECTVTGTHMVGDHAVVLGVVVGVAHVADVPLLYGMRRFDSWSHPSSHG; this is translated from the coding sequence ATGGTCGACGTACCGATCCAGCCATCCGCGCCCACGGTGCGGAGTCTTCCGCCCCACCCCGCGGCCGTGGCGGTGGACGACTACCGCAGCTTAATGAGCGCCTTTCCCACCGGCGTCGCGGTGATCACGACGGTCGACGACGAAGGGAAACCGCACGGCCTGACGTGTACCTCGCTGTCGAGCGTGACCCTGGCCCCGCCGACCTTGCTCGTCTGCCTGCACCAGCACAGCGGCACACTCGGCGCGCTTGGTGCCCGGGGTGGTTTCGCGGTGAACCTGCTGCACGCCCGGGCTCGGCACGTCGCCGAGATCTTCTCCTCGGGAGTGGACGACCGCTTTGGGAAGGTGGCGTGGTGCGCGGCTCCCCGGACCGGGGCTCCGAAGCTCGTCACGGACGCCTTCGCGATCGCCGAGTGCACGGTGACCGGAACCCACATGGTCGGTGATCACGCCGTCGTGCTCGGCGTGGTGGTCGGGGTCGCGCACGTGGCCGACGTTCCGCTGCTCTACGGCATGCGCCGGTTTGACTCGTGGAGCCACCCGTCTTCGCACGGCTGA